The following are encoded together in the Malaya genurostris strain Urasoe2022 chromosome 3, Malgen_1.1, whole genome shotgun sequence genome:
- the LOC131439425 gene encoding uncharacterized protein LOC131439425 → MPPESEPIRCQSVDTNHLTRKQFPHWTSKTYRIMGLKLKWFRRRITFVGIPSAPERNIRKKEHDTGITVIGVYRHSVNCEDYVEPTRSSYWEPPNVPIVTSVIRKPTTSATTISPSTSANKSSPRVVEGLADKITPASKVKTSSTALLNGRIETPPQPLYSPPQPPTRRAMAKTKSTPDITTIDNQGASILMHRSEIARSVEVLTEEIRPVRDNNRSPNPPTPQSRDKINHAREEILDDDFEQAQKPQGTVTPLKNRINRPESNGFYQHQQPEFFTEILEKVNDLARSPNNSRQKLAAPRNPGDYSEIEPNQRHQVEETFDDIFEKVKTKPISPSEKIQPTESNSKIVYGSSSSLEDIFEPRTPEIDESFSPDVFAIGSSPEFQLNNNYPPDDSNGASKPLKSILKKRAPAPPEPVQSTTTTETPIPPPRSIRKEEPAASKPITNEEENDDYLNWNLVERHRSSINQTVASQVHPDILRNVPSSLQNQSDPRQKFINSRAIQEAAPRTLRGMRTTQNQQSKSDSIFLSQNTRSSRDNESCASDASA, encoded by the exons ATGCCTCCAGAAAGTGAACCGATTCGATGCCAGTCAGTCGATACTAATCACCTCACTAGAAAGCAATTCCCGCACTGGACGAGTAAGACGTATCGGATTATGGGATTGAAACTGAAATGGTTCCGACGACGAATCACATTCGTTGGAATTCCGTCCGCTCCGGAACGTAATATTCGTAAAAAAGAG CACGACACTGGTATCACTGTTATCGGAGTTTATCGACATAGCGTCAATTGTGAGGACTACGTTGAGCCGACTCGGTCATCCTACTGGGAGCCACCGAACGTACCGATCGTCACCTCAG TAATCAGAAAACCAACCACGTCTGCAACTACCATTTCCCCGTCAACAAGTGCCAACAAGTCATCTCCCAGAGTCGTTGAAGGGCTTGCTGATAAGATAACACCGGCATCGAAGGTGAAAACGTCTTCGACAGCACTACTCAATGGACGAATTGAAACACCCCCGCAGCCATTATACTCACCACCACAGCCACCGACCAGACGAGCGATGGCCAAAACAAAATCAACTCCAGATATTACAACTATCGACAATCAAGGCGCGTCCATTTTAATGCACCGTTCAGAAATCGCCCGTTCAGTAGAAGTGCTCACCGAAGAAATACGACCCGTAAGAGACAACAACCGGAGCCCAAATCCACCGACACCGCAATCCAGAGACAAAATAAATCATGCCCGAGAGGAAATTCTGGATGATGATTTCGAACAAGCTCAAAAACCACAAGGGACTGTCactccgttgaaaaatcgaatcAACAGACCGGAAAGTAATGGATTCTATCAACACCAGCAGCCGgaatttttcactgaaattctaGAGAAAGTAAACG ATTTGGCTCGATCTCCAAATAATTCCCGACAAAAACTGGCGGCACCCCGAAATCCTGGCGATTACTCTGAAATTGAGCCAAATCAACGCCACCAAGTTGAAGAAACGTTTGACGATATCTTCGAGAAAGTGAAAACCAAACCAATTTCGCCATCCGAAAAAATCCAACCAACAGAATCAAACTCAAAAATAGTGTACGGTTCAAGTTCGAGTTTAGAGGATATTTTCGAGCCACGTACTCCAGAAATCGACGAATCTTTTTCACCTGACGTGTTCGCCATCGGCTCCTCACCTGAATTCCAACTGAACAACAATTATCCCCCAGACGATTCCAACGGTGCTTCAAAACCTCTCAAGTCGATACTGAAAAAACGAGCACCTGCTCCACCCGAACCGGTCCAATCTACAACCACGACTGAAACACCGATCCCACCGCCTCGTTCAATCCGCAAAGAAGAACCCGCTGCGAGTAAGCCGATCACAAACGAGGAGGAAAATGACGACTACCTCAATTGGAATTTGGTAGAAAGGCACCGATCGAGTATCAACCAAACCGTTGCAAGTCAGGTCCATCCCGACATTCTCAGGAACGTCCCCAGCAGCCTTCAAAATCAATCTGACCCAAGACAAAAATTCATCAACTCCCGAGCAATTCAGGAAGCAGCACCACGAACACTACGAGGTATGCGCACAACCCAAAATCAACAGTCGAAGTCCGACAGTATATTTTTAAGTCAAAACACGCGCAGTTCTCGTGACAACGAATCATGCGCGTCCGATGCATCCGCATAG